A window of Solanum stenotomum isolate F172 chromosome 3, ASM1918654v1, whole genome shotgun sequence contains these coding sequences:
- the LOC125860170 gene encoding transcription factor MYB35-like, with protein MGRPPCCNDKVHNRKCNWTEDDANTSTFVSIKHGIGNWATMSKKSGYGRSQKQRWNNRLKPDLKQDSFTPQEEELIIKLHATIGSRWSIIAQQLAGRTDNDVKNLWNTKLKKKLSAMGIDPVTHKPFSQILTDYGNIGGFPKARTRFVSLNRELKGAFMSRPEQLQHSLQNFQNFNSLCVKLPKTEASEACFFSNNQDSSNINQPPVDLFSELQAIKFVTEASNYNSPKAVFSHHPIPITDCSTSSPLSSSSSSSASHSLAENQVNWCDYLLDDAFLPSNFKDQEDKLTIEEKLVCGGAQDGSNNVPSTKDFETSLSTKGTSFVEAMLECENEMFMNFPCLSEDPFY; from the exons ATGGGGAGACCTCCTTGTTGTAATGATAAGGTACATAATAGAAAATGTAATTGGACAGAAGATGATGCTAACACATCTACATTTGTCTCAATCAAACATGGAATTGGTAATTGGGCAACCATGTCTAAGAAATCAG GATATGGGAGGAGTCAGAAGCAGAGATGGAACAATCGTCTTAAGCCTGATCTTAAACAGGACAGCTTTACACCTCAAGAAGAGGAACTGATCATTAAGCTTCATGCCACTATAGGAAGCAG GTGGTCTATAATAGCACAACAACTAGCTGGGAGAACAGATAATGATGTGAAGAACTTGTGGAACACTAAGCTGAAAAAAAAGCTATCTGCAATGGGGATTGATCCTGTTACTCACAAGCCTTTCTCACAAATTCTCACAGACTATGGTAACATTGGTGGCTTTCCGAAAGCCAGAACGCGTTTCGTGTCTCTTAACAGAGAGCTAAAAGGTGCATTTATGTCTAGACCAGAACAACTTCAACATTCTttacaaaatttccaaaattttaacAGCCTTTGTGTGAAGCTGCCAAAAACAGAAGCTTCAGAAGCATGTTTCTTTAGCAACAATCAAGATTCCAGCAATATTAATCAGCCTCCTGTTGATCTGTTTTCGGAGTTACAAGCCATAAAATTTGTAACAGAGGCCTCAAATTACAATTCCCCAAAGGCAGTTTTCTCCCATCATCCAATTCCTATAACTGATTGCTCTACGTCTTCACCTTTGTCATCTTCGTCTTCATCATCTGCATCTCATTCATTAGCTGAAAATCAAGTAAACTGGTGTGACTACCTTCTCGACGATGCATTTCTTCCATCAAATTTCAAAGATCAAGAGGACAAATTAACCATAGAAGAAAAGTTAGTGTGTGGTGGAGCTCAGGATGGATCAAACAACGTGCCATCAACGAAGGATTTTGAAACCTCGTTATCTACAAAGGGCACATCATTTGTCGAAGCCATGCTAGAATGTGAAAATGAAATGTTCATGAACTTCCCTTGCCTCTCTGAGGATCCCTTTTACTAG
- the LOC125859860 gene encoding hydroxyproline O-galactosyltransferase GALT6-like → MKKAKFDMFMSWSRQRSVQVLIFIAFVYVVLVGLEVPFVFKTGFSLVSQEGFAKNRHLNSKTFVLESEEYVEERKAPNRPVDAPVRVLDQSRPERRRIRELHTLLSNLAFNGSSVNMNSTDGFSGILKSAKEAFDVGKKFWEELELHRQEAIPVDYNNKTEECPHSISISGLEFQEKGRMMVLPCGLTLGSHITVVGKPKKAHPEQDPKISLLKTGQFLMVSQFMMELQGLKTVDGEEPPRILHLNPRLRGDWSGKPVIEQNTCYRMQWGTAQRCDGLRSKDTEETVDRQVKCENWIRDNNDTHSEQSKSSWWLNRLIAGRTKKMSIDWPFPFSEEKLFVLTLSAGFEGYHINVDGRHVTSFPYRTGFSLEDATGLSLNGDIDVDSVFAASLPATHPNFAPQRHLDMSNRWKAPPLLDQPVDMFIGILSAGNHFAERMAIRKSWMQHQLIRSSNVVARFFVALHARKEVNVELKKEADFFGDIVIVPYMDHYDLVVLKTVAICEYGVRVASAKNIMKCDDDTFVRVDAVIKEVKKVPENRSLYIGNINYHHKPLRSGKWAVTYEEWPEEDYPAYANGPGYIVSSDIANFIVSEYDSYNLKLFKMEDVSMGMWVEKFNSSRPVQYVHSLKFSQSGCVEDYYSAHYQSPRQMICMWNKLQQQGRPLCCNMR, encoded by the exons atgaagaaagcaaaatttgatatgtttaTGTCTTGGAGTCGGCAAAGATCGGTCcaagttttgatttttatagCATTTGTTTATGTGGTGTTGGTGGGTTTAGAAGTTCCTTTTGTTTTCAAAACTGGGTTTAGTTTAGTTTCTCAGGAGGGTTTTGCTAAAAACCGTCATTTGAATTCTAAAACTTTTGTGCTTGAGAGTGAAGAGTATGTGGAAGAAAGGAAGGCCCCAAATCGTCCTGTTGATGCGCCAGTTAGGGTTCTGGATCAATCCAGGCCGGAGAGAAGAAGAATCAGAGAATTGCACACTTTGTTATCGAATTTAGCTTTTAATGGAAGCTCCGTGAATATGAATAGCACTGATGGGTTTTCGGGGATTTTGAAGTCTGCAAAAGAGGCATTTGATGTAGGTAAAAAGTTCTGGGAAGAGCTTGAATTGCACCGACAAGAAGCGATTCCTGTAGATTATAATAACAAGACAGAAGAATGCCCACATTCGATTTCGATTTCCGGGTTGGAATTTCAGGAAAAAGGGAGAATGATGGTGTTGCCATGCGGGCTTACTCTAGGGTCCCATATTACAGTTGTTGGGAAACCAAAGAAGGCCCATCCGGAGCAGGACCCGAAGATATCTTTGCTGAAAACTGGTCAATTCTTGATGGTTTCACAGTTTATGATGGAGTTACAGGGACTGAAGACGGTTGATGGAGAGGAACCACCAAGGATTCTCCATCTCAATCCGAGATTGAGGGGTGATTGGAGTGGAAAGCCTGTGATTGAACAAAACACTTGTTACAGGATGCAGTGGGGGACGGCTCAAAGATGTGACGGCTTGAGGTCCAAGGATACGGAGGAAACTG TTGATAGACAGGTTAAGTGTGAGAACTGGATTCGAGATAACAATGACACTCATTCTGAGCAATCAAAGTCATCGTGGTGGTTAAATCGGCTTATTGCTGGGCGAACAAAGAAGATGTCTATTGATTGGCCATTTCCATTTTCAGAGGAGAAGTTATTTGTGCTAACGCTTAGTGCTGGCTTTGAGGGTTATCATATAAATGTTGATGGGAGGCATGTGACCTCATTTCCATATCGAACT GGATTTTCCCTTGAGGATGCTACTGGTTTGTCATTGAACGGGGACATTGATGTTGATTCGGTGTTTGCTGCCTCCTTGCCAGCAACACATCCCAATTTTGCACCTCAAAGACATCTTGATATGTCAAACAGATGGAAGGCACCGCCTCTCCTTGATCAGCCCGTAGATATGTTCATTGGTATTCTTTCTGCTGGCAATCATTTTGCTGAGCGGATGGCTATAAGGAAGTCTTGGATGCAGCATCAGCTAATCAGATCTTCAAATGTTGTGGCTCGATTCTTTGTTGCATTG CATGCAAGAAAGGAAGTTAATGTGGAGCTAAAGAAAGAAGCTGATTTTTTTGGTGACATCGTCATTGTTCCTTATATGGATCACTATGACCTCGTGGTTCTGAAAACAGTTGCCATCTGTGAATATGGG GTCCGTGTAGCATCTGCCAAAAATATCATGAAGTGCGATGATGATACCTTTGTGAGAGTAGATGCAGTTATCAAGGAAGTAAAGAAAGTGCCAGAAAATAGGAGCTTATATATTGGAAATATCAATTACCACCATAAACCCCTGCGTAGTGGTAAATGGGCAGTAACATATGAG GAATGGCCCGAAGAAGATTATCCAGCTTATGCAAATGGACCTGGCTACATAGTTTCATCAGACATCGCTAACTTCATTGTCTCAGAGTATGATAGCTATAACTTAAAG TTGTTCAAGATGGAGGATGTAAGCATGGGAATGTGGGTTGAGAAATTCAACAGCTCAAGACCTGTGCAATATGTACACAGCTTGAAGTTCTCCCAATCTGGTTGTGTAGAAGATTATTATTCAGCTCATTATCAGTCACCTAGGCAGATGATTTGCATGTGGAACAAACTACAACAGCAAGGGCGACCCCTTTGCTGCAACATGAGATGA